ACGGTTAGTGTATAATCAATCAGTAAAGAAACTCCCGTTAAACGTCCCCAATTCATCCCTAAGTTTTCTTTTGCCACCATATAAGCCCCGCCGCCTTGAGGATAGGCATCGATCACTTGTCGGTAACTGATGATGAGGATCAAAATTAGCAGGATGATGGCAATAGCAATGGGGGTAGAAAAAGAGAACGCAAACGTCCCAACAGTTGCAAGTTCCAGCAGAATCATCTCAGTACCATATGCGACTGAGCTAAGAGCGTCTGATGATAAAATCGGTAATGCCTTCCAAACGGGCATTTTTTCAGCTTCGGCTTCGCTTGATTTTAATGGGCGACCTAAGATGATCCTTTTTAGTGATTGAGTTGTCATTATAATTCCTCCAAAATTAACCCTTATTAAGAAATTAAAATATGTCTATTGGATTTACATTCATTCTCTAATTTTCAATTGTGTATTTGTTACTATTTCCTTGTTTAACCATATGTATTCTAAACAAAAATCTCATTTTTCTTCCTTACCAACATTCCAGTGAGTGGGCCGCCGCTTTATAAACAAAAAAAGTCCTTAATCGGGCCCGATTCTGTAGCAAGAATTGTGCTCTTTATTTATGTTTAGGGCCAGATCCCATGTGTAATAGGGCTACAATTATTGCTTCATCACCAGGAGTTAATAATAATTTGGCCATATGAGATAAAGACTGCCTTGCTCCAGTAGAAATAAGTTACTGGTCTGGATGACAATGATTACCGGTGTAGACACCGTTCTAACAGTAAAATACATTAACAAATATTTATGACGATAATCCTATTTTGTTGTTTTATAAAAAAAGGATTGGAAAATAAAGTAAGTATTTCAAGGATAATAGTAAATCCAATAAATGGTAAAAATGTAACTTGTTGTCAAATTGATGAATCGGTAATATAAGGTTTGTTATGAATCTTATCTAGGAGGGGTTTTCTTGAAGAAAATTGTTATGGCATTGCTGACTTTTATTTTGGTGGTCATCCCTATTTCTGCTTTTGCTGCTACAACACCAGCCTCAGTTTCAAAACAAATGTCTTCAACACAAAGTATGGTCCAATTAAAAGGCGTGCCTATTATGATTAACGGTGTTAAATATACTCAAGCCGATCCTCATGTAAAGAACGTAACTGATTTTGTTTTCGATGACTCTGCAAAGTCAAAGGGAGTAATCTATGGATTTACAAGTAAAAACAACTTAAATGCTTATTTGAAGAGTGCTGTTGCTGCCCGTAATAAGAACATGCAAAACAATGCCATTGCACCCCGAGCTGTTTACTATAACTCGTATTTTTATCAAGATATAAACTATGGAGGAAATTCCTTCGGAGCTTCCAGTAATATTAGCTGGGTGGGATCTTATTGGAATGACAAAATCTCTTCGTTAACAGCTGGTTACAATCATAACTGGACAGTTCTATGCTGGGATATTAATTACGGAGGATCAAGATTTTGGGTAGAATCCGGCATCAATGTCAGCTATGTCGGTTCCACTTGGAATGATCAAGCGTCTTCCATCTTCTTCAGTAATTAGATAGTCAGGTCAAAGTATTTTTGCTTTCATTGTTATGGCAGTTTGCTATGTTCATAATGTTTGTATGAATAAACTATAAACAGGGGTGGGAGAAAAGGGTGCTGACATTTTGTTGATTGTTTCCTTTTCTTATCCCAATATAGGATTCCACCACCATTTTTTAACGAAAAAATACGCTAAGTCCTTAATCTATCGGGCTTGGCGTTTTTTATATAAATTAATAACGAACCGTAATGCCCAATAGTGCAGCAATAACTGGAGCCTGGGTTGAAGATATTTTAAGGCCGCGTAGCAGGTTCGGTGTTAGGATTATACTCTCAAAGTCGGCATTCGAAAGATCAATTCCTTTAAGGTTTGTATCTGAAAAGTCTACTTCGTTTAAGACGCTTCTTTTGAAATGAACCTCTTTCATTTTTACTTCTTGGAAATAAGCACTTGTTAAATCACTGTTCTCAAATAAAACACTTTTTAGATTACTATCAGAGAAATTGATATATCTTAAGTGAGAATCGATGAATTTCACATTTGAAAACTTTGATCCGATAAAATCATTTCCTAGCAGTTTGCAGCTTTCGAAAATGGTACGATAAACAACTGCATGTCGTAAGGCGATATTGGCTAGGTTGCAATTAGTAAAAATACAATCCAGCATTTCTATGTCATTTAACTCTTCTGTTAAAAATTCACAATGTTCAAATTTGCTTTCTTTTATTTGCGGTGATCGATATGTAGAAGTAATTTGGCAGTTTTTATAAACTGTTCCCGGTTCAACCTCACTTAAATCAATGGTTTCATTTAACACTTCATTTTCAATAATTAAATCAGGTTCAATCATCATAAAAACTCCCTTCATTCGAAAATATATCATCTAGTGTATCATAAGGATAACCTTGGATTACATTAGAAGATGATTTGTATGTCCAATTTGACCCGTATGATATACCATGAAAATATAAATATCTTTTAAGGAGGAAATTACGTGAATACTTCTTTACGTGATGAAATCAAACATCTTTATCATAAACTAATTGATGCATGGAATAATAGGGATGCTCAAAGAATGGCTGGCCTGTTTACAGAGCAGGGAATACAAATTGGATATGATGGCAGTAAGGTGATTGGCTGCGAGGAAATTTTTTCGCATTTACGCCCTATCTTTGAACACCATCCCACTGCATCCTATATTACGAAGGTTACAGAGATCCGGCCTTTTGGAAGTGATGCTGCTATTTTATATGCCTTTGCAGGGATGATTCCTCCTGGTAAAACAGATATCAATCCTGCCGTAAATGCTCATCAAACTTTGATTGCAGTTAAGGACAACAATCAATGGCGAATTGATCTTTTTCAAAATACTCCGGCTCAATTTCATGGCAGACCTGAGTTAGTTGAGCAAATGACGGAAGAGTTAAGAGAAATAATAAAGTAAGGTCTTAAGTTCATTGAAAAATACTTATAAGCATAATTCATATATCATAGAACGATAATTTAAATGGATGCTCACAAAATAAGCAGGCTGCTGAATGCTGCCTGTTTATTTTAGAATGTTTCATATATTATTTTTCCTGTATGGGACGTATCATAATCCCCCAATGAATTTATTTCAGACTGAAACTGCGTAGAGGATAATATTTTACTTATAGTGTTTATGAGGCTTTCAGTTTCCGGTGTTTTCAGCATAACCAGGTCATATTGTTCTGTTATTAAAGGAACAAAATCAATTCCCACCATTTTCGCCGCTTTTTCAATCCCCACTCCAACATCAGCCATTCCGGTAGAGACGGCGGAAGCTACACTTAAATGATTAGTCTCCTCGTGCTGGTATCCTCTTACATTTCTTGGGGAAATTCCGTTGATTCTAAGTTGTTCATCTAGAAGAATCCGTGCTCCTGAGCCCTTCTCTCTATTAATAATGGTTAAATCCTCCCGATTTAAATCAGCCCAGGAAGTAATATTTAAAGGGTTTCCTTTTTTTACATAAAAACCTGCTTTTCTTAAAAGGAGGTTCATTAAGATAATAGGAGATCCCACGAGAATTTTTTTTACATAGGGCAGGTTATACTTGCCTGTATCACCATCATATAAATGCAAGCTGACAATGTCACATTCCCCATTGTACATAGAGAAAAGGCTGTTTAAACTCCCTGAAAAGGAACGTAATGTTTTATATGTTGAATGTTTTTCAATGTGTTTACCAAGAATATCTAACACTATGTCTTGTCCGCTAATCACAATGTTAGGGGATGTCTTTGCTTCGGTATGATGCTC
Above is a genomic segment from Neobacillus endophyticus containing:
- a CDS encoding peptidase inhibitor family I36 protein, which produces MKKIVMALLTFILVVIPISAFAATTPASVSKQMSSTQSMVQLKGVPIMINGVKYTQADPHVKNVTDFVFDDSAKSKGVIYGFTSKNNLNAYLKSAVAARNKNMQNNAIAPRAVYYNSYFYQDINYGGNSFGASSNISWVGSYWNDKISSLTAGYNHNWTVLCWDINYGGSRFWVESGINVSYVGSTWNDQASSIFFSN
- a CDS encoding pentapeptide repeat-containing protein, which encodes MIEPDLIIENEVLNETIDLSEVEPGTVYKNCQITSTYRSPQIKESKFEHCEFLTEELNDIEMLDCIFTNCNLANIALRHAVVYRTIFESCKLLGNDFIGSKFSNVKFIDSHLRYINFSDSNLKSVLFENSDLTSAYFQEVKMKEVHFKRSVLNEVDFSDTNLKGIDLSNADFESIILTPNLLRGLKISSTQAPVIAALLGITVRY
- a CDS encoding SgcJ/EcaC family oxidoreductase, whose translation is MNTSLRDEIKHLYHKLIDAWNNRDAQRMAGLFTEQGIQIGYDGSKVIGCEEIFSHLRPIFEHHPTASYITKVTEIRPFGSDAAILYAFAGMIPPGKTDINPAVNAHQTLIAVKDNNQWRIDLFQNTPAQFHGRPELVEQMTEELREIIK
- a CDS encoding substrate-binding domain-containing protein; protein product: MSKERSYTIEEVSQLLKVSKLTLYDLVKKGELPVFRVGRQMRIDANDLDQYINKHKTNPNTALHAPTSEHHTEAKTSPNIVISGQDIVLDILGKHIEKHSTYKTLRSFSGSLNSLFSMYNGECDIVSLHLYDGDTGKYNLPYVKKILVGSPIILMNLLLRKAGFYVKKGNPLNITSWADLNREDLTIINREKGSGARILLDEQLRINGISPRNVRGYQHEETNHLSVASAVSTGMADVGVGIEKAAKMVGIDFVPLITEQYDLVMLKTPETESLINTISKILSSTQFQSEINSLGDYDTSHTGKIIYETF